In Zingiber officinale cultivar Zhangliang chromosome 3A, Zo_v1.1, whole genome shotgun sequence, the DNA window TACCCGacaatatattttcttattttggtTCGATGATAAGCAACAACATGTAAAATTCATATTGTTGAGGATGCATACCCAATATTCAAGGTAGGGTTAGCATCAGCCAATATGAAGGGCGGAGAGGAGGAACTTGTTTGGGCTTGTTCCCAGTGTGCTTGCTGGGTGAGAGCCTTGGCCTTCTGCTTCTCTAGGATCTTGTTTAAATAGAATCAAATTTAGAATTGCTTTACAACTTATCGTGAAACTTAAGCAAATGACAAAGCACATATTAATCCCCATGATATTCATGGCCAAACAAAGTTGTTCACAGTTTAGCAGAATTGCATTCACTTGGGTGAAAAGGGAACACAACTCACTTGCTTCTCCAAACTTTTgttttgctcttgtagtgcctttTCCTGTACATAACCAAGAGATGGTCATGCAAAAAAGTTTAAGCATTGACAATTCCTACGTGAATGGTCTTTCTCATCATCTCCCCCCATATATATTAGTGACCACAATGGCAATTCGCTACCAGAATGTAGTATGGTAATTGTAAAATCATGATTTATTTTCACATGAAGAGTAATATACTAATGAATAAGGTTTATAGACTTAAATGAGCAAAGATATTTAGGCTAGTTGTTTGATATAACAAAAATTAGTAAATAAATACAATAATCTGGAAGGATCATGATAATCATATATATGAACTGGATACCTAGATTacaaaaaacacaaaaaaaaagggaaaataacTAGGGTATATCGATGGGCATTGCAACACAAAAAGGATTTTTCTTGTAccttcttctgaagctcagagatTGAATCAAGCAAGACTTGGTTCTGCACCATTAAAGAAAATCATTAACAATACAATTTCAGCATGTCTTGCTTAGCCAACCTTTGTTTTAGCATAGGAAAAGTTTTAGTGTGGTTAATTACCTTTCTTGACCGGATATGCTTCAAAGAATTGTCTAGCTGATTTTCTAGCTGTTGGAGTTCTCTAAGGCTCAAGGTATCAAGTTGTTCTCCCATTAGATGCCTGAAGCAATTATTGTGGCAAGATATCATTGGGTGTGCAAATTATGGAAAACTCTTAGCTCCAATCATTTCTTCTGACGAAAACTCTAGCTAGAAGTAACTATAATGCATCTTACCTTTGACTTTTACTTAAAGCCTCCATCTTGGCCTTAAGTTTGCCATATTCATGATGCCAGTTTCCCTGTACGATTCTCATGAGAACATTGGCATGATTAACTCGGAATTCAATAATGAATACTTCATATGGGAAGAAGATTATTGAAATTTCGTATAAACTAATACCATTAAGAATCTCAAACAGAGACATGATCATAGGTTCCTAGCAGAAAAATCATAATAGATAGCATTTTTTTATCAAAGGTGAGATTGTCTGCTTGTATTATTCAACTCCATATCACAATATGTTTTGCAAGGGGAAAAAACTTATCGTCCCCAATAGAAGAAGACTTGGGAATGTTGTCAAACTTAGGAAGAGACCTTGATTCCATTTCTAACAAGAGTGGCTGTGATCTGGAATACTTGATGTGATCATGGCCAATGATCTACTTATCAACGATGATATTATTAGGAAGACTAGCATAAGAtgagaatttttttcaaaaaactatCAAGTTCATATAAAAATGTTACTTCAAATAAATATTTATCTGAAATTTAAGAATTGTTTTAGATAAATTTCCTTAATCATAGATGATAATGATACAAATTGCTAGTATTATACAAACTACACATAAAACTTATATTAGCTATTCTTATGTTATTGTACTAACATAAGAAATTAATTTTGTAGAATCACTTTGCCAAGATAGCATAATACTCTTAttcttagttttttaaaaaaaatatttaatttatattttattgtctTGAATGTTAAACAAAATACTGCATTTATAGTTGAAATCATGAATATTAATGTTTCCAATCTACTGATTCAGATACTTAGGCCAATTCACAACCTATAATGCTTAGAATTGTGCCTTAATGTGGGAGTTTCGAGAATGGCAAAAAAAGTATAAGTAATATGTGAACTTGCTAGGAAACTTTATTTGGTAAGATGCAGTTGAGGTCCTAAAATAAAGATTAAAAGAATGACATTCAAATGCGGTGTACCAAATACTACATGATGAAAGAATAACAAGTGTTCTTAGTAACCTGGCAATCAAGTTCAGATGATACAAGTGCTTTTTCTGCATAGCAATATTGTTCATAACGTTCAAGAATCTTTTCCATACTgcaaaaaagaaaggaaaaaagaacttAGCAAGTCATAACAAAATTAACACTTATACAATTATCTTGTCTAAAATGTAGGGGAGTTTTTTTAAATTCCaagaaattattgaaaaatatgccatcagaaaatattttttaaaataaattagcaATAGATTAAGATTTTCAAATTATCACAAGTAAGAAACAATAGCGAAGGTATTGTACATCCTTCCACGTAAAGTGATAAAATCTTAATTTAGAAAGATTACAACTAAAACTATTTATTTGTCCTGGAACAAGAACACGTACAGGTTTACTATATTAATTTCACAATGCTTCATTCACCTATAAATGTATATTGGTGGTTAGTTATACACGAGTTGCAAATTAGTTTACTCACATActtataaataaggaaaatttaaagcTAACAAAGTAGGGATGCCATGTCGAAGTGGAGAAATTGGTCGAGTTTCCATCTATTTTAATATAGGTTATTATTGTTCTTTCTACATTTCCATCTTATATATTGGTATAATTACAATTGAATCTCAAACTCTATTTACAGTTTGACATTCAACAAAGCATTAATAGAATACATGTTAAAATTAATATTCTCTACTCTCATTACTCTAAGTCCTAGCTTATTCATCCTTGATAattaatttcacttttttttttctgaaacagGGAGTTCATTTTCATCATTCATCAAATGCTACAAATAAACAAATGAATAAATTTTAAACTATGCTTCCTTGAATTACATTGACGAGTGATGCATTGTATAAATGTGTTTTTGTATCTAATTGAATGTCAAGGAAATATAAAGACATTATATACATTCTTGAGTGTGATTGATATATGGTCTTGTATTGACTAATATCGTATGTCATTATTGGTACTCTTTGTATAGTTGTGGTTAAAATTTGATTCAAGGATCTACTATTTAGAAGCAACATTGTGGCCATTCATCAAAGATGATATATGACCTGATTTCAAGATATATTAATGGACAATAGAAAAGCTTGCAAAGAGAGccaataacttaattaaatttgaaggGTAACAGAATAGACTTAATGTTGTTCAACCCTTTCTCGGGACTTTGATGGGAGCTTTGTGTACCGGACTATCCTtttattctcaaaaaatttggtAAACAAATAATGTACTTCTTAAACTAAATTACTCCATAAACAACTAAATTTACATATTCTGTTATGACTactcaaaataaaattttgtccCAAAAACTTTCTactacttttaaaatttaaaattcctattTCTCCTTGCATCATTCTCTCCATCAGAAAGAACTCGACTATCAATGTGTTGTCAacattttcctttggtcacatttTTGAATAAGAAACGATCCAACTTGACCATCATTGAGTTTGCAACATCTTCCTCTATAACTTGGTTAGGTAGGGCGGTAGGGGGCTTAGTTTATGTGTCGAGTTGGGCACAACATGTAATTATGTCAGGCATGACCTACGTGCTGGGCACAACCCACATCATGAATTATATTTGCAACGAGTAAAAAGGAAGGACGATTCTAACAGCCAAAAACATAGGAAAAGACCAAAATATTCCTATTTAGATAAAGTTAGTTTAGAGTATTTTAGTAAACTTTAGTCTAAAATTGCCCTAAAATCCT includes these proteins:
- the LOC122054062 gene encoding truncated transcription factor CAULIFLOWER A-like yields the protein MGRGRVQLKRIENKINRQVTFSKRRSGLLKKAHEISVLCDAEVAVIIFSSKGKLYEYSTNSSMEKILERYEQYCYAEKALVSSELDCQGNWHHEYGKLKAKMEALSKSQRHLMGEQLDTLSLRELQQLENQLDNSLKHIRSRKNQVLLDSISELQKKEKALQEQNKSLEKQILEKQKAKALTQQAHWEQAQTSSSSPPFILADANPTLNIGCYQRRATIEGEVEAVEAQARINNSMLPPWMLSHFNG